The Prionailurus viverrinus isolate Anna chromosome B2, UM_Priviv_1.0, whole genome shotgun sequence genome contains the following window.
CATGACCTGTTTTAGTGTCCTGTAATTTATCCTTTGGAATGCTTACTCTCATCAATAAAGTGTTCAACttacagagagaaaaagccaCCAAAAGGaacaaccacccccacccccaatgacTTCTAGAAAACAagtatttcttaactttttattgaCATTggcaaattaaaatagaataaattaacaagtattttctcaaaaaaatgttttgtacaaAAATACTGTCAAAATTTCCTAAAAAGCTTTCAACACAgtagtatcttttcatgtactgaATAGAACTATTAGCACAGTGTCAAAAATGttgaagacagaaacaaaataaaaatctgtgaaATGTTTGCCACTGACGACATTCCACACCCTATTATTGTCTGTacatatgggggagggggaacagcCAACTTGAAAGTGAACAGTATGACTTTTCCTGATCCAGAACGGTTTGGCCCACATCTGTTTAATCTTCCAGtttagcatatttaaaaaattagtctgTACTCAAAtgcatagttaaaaaaaatgaagcgaGATGGCAGAGTTTGTGCAGTAATATCTGCCCTTCAAAGTTCATGCAACCAACTAATGCAAATTTTTCCTTTCACTCGTCAATCTGAATGCAACTCAGTCATTTGAAACCATCTACAAAATCCACAAGATTAAGCAGTTTGCCAAGATTAATATCTAACAGTTGAGCACTGGAGAAAGTGAGGAAATAAggagtaaaaacaaacaacaaaaaagaccaaGTTAGCTAGATATTTCAACTACATAAGGGAGGTGAATGTCAAGGctacaaaacgaaacaaaaacagaaaaaaaaaaagtggcagcaatttttttaaaccaatttgtACAAGTTTATAGTTTTACTTTGTTTCCAAGTTCTCAAACCTTTCAAGATCTGAAAAGTGAGATACTGTGTCTaagggaatgttttttttttttgttttgttttgtttttttgtttttttgttttttctttaattcacacCGAAGTTGGGGGTTTGATTTCTTTTCGCCGGGGTTTCGATCAAGTCAACAGCTTACTCTGCTGGGCTGCTGTTTGCACACGAAGTCCGTCATAAAATCAAACTCGTTTTGCCCCAGCCAGAGTTCCGGCAGCTCCTTGATGCGGTCCAAACCCATTTCTATCACTAAGGACATAAGCACTTCCTCGTCGATGAAATCAGTGTCTATGACATTGGGCGGCAGCATTGCAGCAGGGACGTGGGCCACGGAGGCGGGCATGttgctgccgctgccgccgccgctgccgccgccgctatTGCCGCTGCCCGCGCCACCACCCGAGGTGCCGCCGGAGCCGCCGGGGGTGCTGCTGCCACCGGAGCCGCCGGGGGTGCTGCTGCCGCCGCTGTGCTTGGGGTTGCAATCTCGGAAGTGCTGGTTTGTCCCGTTCATCTGGTGGCCTGCAGCAGGGTGCAAATCCGGCATGTAGTGGTTGTGGGGGTAGGGGTGATGGTTGAAATACTGGTTGTTGAGCTTCTGCAGCTGCATGCTGGCCGGCAGGGAGCCTCCCTGGCTGGCCACCGGGGGGCCCATGAACTGGGAGTTGTTAAACCGGGCCGCGGGGGCCAGCGCGCTCGGGGGGTGCCCTCCGTTCACAGTCCCCGGCCCCATCGCGTGCCTGATGCCGCTCGTGGCATTCATGTTGCCCGCGCCGTAGTGTATGTGCTCGCCCATCAGGGCGTTGAAGGCGTGttggggctgctgctgctggtggtgatGGGGGCTCGGGAACTGCCCCATGCCCATGCGATGGGCAGGGTGGTGGTGCAGCCCGTTGGTGCCGTCGGGGAAGCGCCCGTGGTTCATGGCCATCATATGGTCTGCCATTTCCAGTCCTGAAAGTGAAAAGGGCAGACGGTAAGACTCGCGCCACACGTGCCGCCCACCAAGACGCACCCCACTTTTTCTTGCCTCTGTCCCCTAGGCTCCCCGGACGCACGTCGGCTGCGAACCACTAACTATCCCCGGGATCCTACTAGTAGCTCGTGCACCCGGGGCTGGCCGCCACGGCGGACCTGCCACCCACAACAGAGCTGGGCGCGAACAAACAGCCCCTTCCCCTGCGATCGGGCGGGCGGACCCGTGCCCACACCCCCCTCTGCTCCCCGAAGTCGCCTAATAAAGGAAGTGCCCCGTAGCCGTGCCGCGAACTTCAGGCATTAAATCAGCCCTCCTCATCCTGTTGTTGCACATCCTGTTGTTATTCCCCAGCTCCGCCTCACGCTCTTCCTCCGGGCAAACCCAGCCCTCGGAGGACTGGGCTGGCAGGCGCCCCAGCCGGCTTCGCCCGCCGCGCTTACCTTCCGTCTTTGCGATTTCTGCTCCGAAGACCGAGGGCGGGATCGTCGGGTCCGGGACCGGCTCAGCAGCACATAGAGGGGGCCTTCCCGGTGTGCAGGGCGCTCGCTGTCGCGATGTCGGCACAGAGGTCTTGCAGCAGCCGCTGGGGCAGAATCGGAGCCGTTCCCTTTTATTTCCCCTCCGCTGCCCTCGCAGCTCTGTAAGACCGCCCGGCAGCTGCCAACAATGAGCTGTGTTTCTTAGGGCTTTGGCCACAGTTAATATAAGGGATTTCAGGAAGGGCGGAGCGAGAGCCTCCCGGGAGGGCGGTGGCAAAACGCGGACTCCGGAGCATCGGGCACGCCGGACCGGGTAGCGGAGCCGCGTCCCCGCGGCCAGAGGCACGTGCGCAGAGGCTGCGGGCCCAGGCGCCGCCTCAGTGCCGCCGGACTCTGGTTTCCTCTCAGCCCACAAACACCGGGCCAGCCCGGTCGCCCCGGAGCGGGAAGAAAACGCCCCCTG
Protein-coding sequences here:
- the CITED2 gene encoding cbp/p300-interacting transactivator 2, whose product is MADHMMAMNHGRFPDGTNGLHHHPAHRMGMGQFPSPHHHQQQQPQHAFNALMGEHIHYGAGNMNATSGIRHAMGPGTVNGGHPPSALAPAARFNNSQFMGPPVASQGGSLPASMQLQKLNNQYFNHHPYPHNHYMPDLHPAAGHQMNGTNQHFRDCNPKHSGGSSTPGGSGGSSTPGGSGGTSGGGAGSGNSGGGSGGGSGSNMPASVAHVPAAMLPPNVIDTDFIDEEVLMSLVIEMGLDRIKELPELWLGQNEFDFMTDFVCKQQPSRVSC